From Aegilops tauschii subsp. strangulata cultivar AL8/78 chromosome 5, Aet v6.0, whole genome shotgun sequence:
atgtagtcaaacttttTTCGAGCTCCACCAATCAAGTACCAAAcatacggcacctctgagttctgcacacgttcagctcggtgacgtccctcaccttcttgatccagcaaggtgtcgaggttgtagatgagttccgtcagcacgacgacgtggtgacggtgatggtgtagtgatcctcgcagggcttcacctaagcgcTGCGAAAATATGACCAGGGGTGTAAAcagtggaggggggcgccgcacacggctaggcaattgtctggtaTGTGCTACGCGACCCCCTCCTCATATAGGTGgtagggagggagggaggagcagccataggaggcgcccaagtaggaggaatcctacttggagtccctcccaagccgcgtgccccctgccatatataaccgatggggggaggaaagaggggggagagggaaggaagtaggaatcctaatccacactttccttgccctcccctctttccttctcatCCTCATAGGGCCGGCCTCTGTAGGGGCGCAccagggctggtgtgttccctcacttggcctataaggcccatatctttgccgggggtgccggAAACTCCTTCCCGGTGACCCGgtaagtacccggtaccctccggaacacttccggtgtccgaataccatcgtcctatatatcaatctttacctctctaCCACTTCGAGACTCATcttcatgtccatgatctcatccgggactccgaacaacattcggtcaccaaatcagataactcatataatactatatcgtcaacgaacgttaagcgtgcggaccctacgggttcgagaactatgtagacatgaccgaggcacctctccggtcaataaccaatagcggaacctggatgcccatattggttcctacatattctacgaagatctttatcggtcgaaccgttatgacaacatacataattcccttcgtccttcggtatgttacttgcccgagattcgatcgtcggtatcttcatacctagttcaatctcattaccggcaagtctctttactcgttccgtaatacatcacctcatgactaactcattagtcgtttgcttgcaagcttatgatgtgtattacgagagggcccagagatacctctccgatactcggagtgacaaatcctaatctcgatctatgccaactcaacaaacacctttggagatacctgtagagcatctttataatcacccagttacgttgtgacatttgataacacacaaggtattcctccggtatccgggagttgcataatctcatagtcgaaggaatatgtatttgacatgaagaaagcaatagcaataaaactgaacgatcattatgctaagctaacgaatgggtcttgtccatcacatcattatcctaatgatgtgatcccgttatcaaatgacaacacatgtctatggtgaGGAAACCTTAGCCAtatttgatcaatgagctagtctagtagaggctcactagggacacggtatttgtttatgtattcacacgtgtatttaagttttcgatcaatacaattctagcatgaataataaacctttatcataaataaggaaatataaaataacaactttattattacctctagagCATATATCCTTCAGTCATACATTACACAAAGTCATAGGTATCATAAAGGATGGCCAAACACTTCATTAGGGTCCCTAAGAGTGTGTCTAAGTCCATTACACaaagtcatggctagtttatatGAGGCACGCAATCACTAATTGGTGGTTTAATTATGTGCaaggatatgcaatgtattatgaTGTAAGGAAATCTCAAATTAGTTGTGTCAACATAAAGAGGGGTGCACCAATGAAAAGTACAAGATTTCCGAGTACATGATCTAGGGGAGCACCTTCATCGAACATCGCAACAAAAGGAGGAGCAACATAGAGCCTGTACAACATTTTCTAGTAAGTCACTGCATTTTAATTACTCTGACATGCTATTTGTCTGGCATTGTGCCTGACCAGGGTTCTAGACGCCATACGTGGGATGACGAAACACATGTAAATTTCATGACGCTCCCTATCATTTAGAGGATCCAAAATACGCAATGATCAGGCTAGTTCGTGTAGGGGAATGTTCTATGCAACAAAAAAGTTATGCTAAACGATCACACCCAGAACACTATGAAGATGGCGGTAACGACCAAACTCACCGACGAGCAAAGTAGAGAAAGCAATGAAGAAGTCGGTGAAGCGCGAGGATTCCCACATCTAGGTTACACCTTCCAGCCATGAGATGATCCGCCAATCAAGAGGCAAAATAGACAACCCCTGCAAGGTATCAAGGCATTCCGAAGTAGTAGTCGGCAGAGCTTCGACGTCTGGGACTCAAAGAAAACTAGAGAGAGAGAAAGCCTAGCGGCTCTTCTCGTCCAATTAGGAGTCTAATTCTATTAAACAAATTAGACCGAAGAGGTTATCTAATTAGGAGCCTAAACACTTAGGCCTAGACCGAAAGATCATGGAGCTATTGGGAGAGATCCCCTTAGAATTAATGTGTCTCAAGGGGTGTCCAATTCTCTGGACGAATTTCCATACCAAGCCGACCCATAAAGGGCCAATGGCCTTGAAATTTTGGATCGGACCAATGTCCCAACGGGTAACATCAATCCATTCCCATCATGGCGAAGAACCAATCGAGGAAAATAAACTGTACCTAATAGTGTACCCATATTTATATTAGTCCCCATTATTTGGGTTAAAATTTGACTAGcaaaatgttaatcatgtcataaaaaattatactccctctgtcccaaaataagtgttgcaactgtagtacaactttgtactgaAGTTAGTACAAAGAtgagatactccctccgtctaggtgcgtaagtcatcttacgaaaaccaaataatccaaAACACTTACGCACGGTAcgttaactccctcctcgttttttgtttcgtgacatatcaaccaataagagatgtgggtcgTGCACGCTTTCAATGATTTGAGACTTTCAAACATGACATACAGTGGTTaattcattgcatgcaatgctattaactagcaaaaaaacattaagttctctcattttcccctCCGCCTTGATCGCGATGCACAatctaagatgacttatacacctagacgaaGGAAGTACTTattttaggacggagggagtattattgaATTTGCATATGAATAATGTTTCCAATGGTATGATTTTTGCTACATATAAATTGTATTTTATTAGTTGAAACTATGACCAAAATATGATGCAAAATACGAGAGTGCTAGTATAACAAGCATACCATGCTTTTATCATATTTGTTAGGCCGTCCAAAAACAGAGTAGCGTCGAGCTGTGTCACCACCCAAGGCGAGACGTCCTTTCATTTGTCGTTTCCTTACCTTGGTTTCTGTTGCCAATATATTTGGTTCAATTGGTTGGTCTCCATGGAGCGAATGATTGCACTACAACTGCTCATTTCTTCCTTctccaaaaaataaaataaaatatctGCCCATTTCCTCATTATTGAATAAAGAAAGAACCCCAAGTTTGGCCTCCTGGAAGTAGAAACCGAGAGCTTTCGCATTTGGGGAAAACATAGCCCCCGACGCTTACTCTCTGTTCTTCCCATATCTGGAAGAACATAGCTACACTAGCTACTGCCACAACAACTGTCTAAAAATTTACACTGCTTGATCGTCGAACTAGTAGCTCCACAGCGACGTCGGCGTGTCGAAGCCGTCGTCGTGTTCGCGGTCCTCCCGCCATGCACCGGCGGCCGGCGGCTCCATGAGCATCCCCTGCGCCAAGCTCGCGTAGTACGACCCCGCGTCCATGCCGTCAATCAAGAGCTCGTCGTCCAGCCCCGATAAGTCACTTGAGGTGATGGAGGGCGCGCTCGCCTCGGTCGTGGACGCGTCTGCAGGGTGCTGCTCCTGGAATGCCtcgagggcgacggcgacggcgtcctTGATCTCTTGCGCGGGGGCGAACCTGAACGACCCGGTCGCGTGGACGGGCATCATCCGCCAGGCGGAGTCGGCGAAGTTGAGGCAGGCATCGTGGCCGGAGAGCGCGAGCGCGGCGGAGTCGTGCGCGCGAGCCGCCATCTCGGCGGTGGCGAAGGTGCCGAGCCAGAGCCTGGAGTAACCCCGGCTTGCGGGGACGCGCAGCTCGCACACCCACTGCCCGACCCTGCCACGGCGGCGCACGCCGCGGTACACCGGGTGGCGCGTCTCCTGCAACTTGATCCGCCCGGCCCGCCGCTTCGGCGGCTCCGACCACACCGTCCGGTACTCCTGCTCCTCCGGCCACACCGTCATGTACTCTTGCCCCTCAAACTGCGGCCAGGCGGCAACGGTGTCCATCACTCGCAGCTAGAGTCGAGAGTGGGCTGTGGTGTTGCTGCAGCCGTGTAGGCGTGTAGCGAGGCAGTAGTATGTTCCGAGCTAGTGAGCTGGAGAGCTGGAGCTCGGAATGGATGAGAACGAGACGAAGGAAGATGGCACGTATCTATAACTAGATGGAGGAAGTATCCCGTGGAAACATGAAAACTTCATCGTGCGTTTTACAGAAAACTCCCGAGGCCTTGTGCAAAACTATAACTAGCCCCAGGGTGCTTGCATGCAAGGACAAGAAGTTCGAGCAGGAGCCCACATTTCAGATCCGACGGTTCACGTATGGGTTTCCAGGGTTCCACTAGTGGTAGGTCTTCATGGGATACTCAGAGCAACTCCAACCGGACGACCCAAACGGACGCACGCTTTGTCTGTTTGGGTCGGTTAGGCGAACGTGCGCATCCGCTTTTCGTTTTGGGTCAGCAGGTGTGCCCAACGGGAGGCATACCCTTTTTGACCCGCGTGGCCGAAATAAATTTAGGAAAATATACAAACATAAGAGGCCGGTCAACGCCGGCCAAAGTCCTCTTAAACCAAAAAAAAAACGCCTGCACACTGCCCTAGTCATCCGCCTTGCACTTGTCGTCATCGCCACCGGTGAGGTCGATGAAGACAGGAGGCGGCCTAGCCCAGCTGGACGCGGCTTGATAGGCCGCCAGGGTTGCCTGCTGCGGCGGCGGCAATGCGGCGTGGCGGGCGCACTCCTCGTCCTCCTTCTggcggcgctcctcctcctcctcacgctCCCGTACCTGGCCGGTCCAGACGTACCGGTCGGCCAGCTTGGGCTGCGTCACGGGGGTGAGCGGCGGTGGCGACGGCGGCACGATGCAGTCGCCAGCTGCAGAGAGGGCGATGGCCTCCGCCAGCCTTGCCTGGTAGTCCACCTCTGCCTTGAGCCACTCATCCTCGATGGAGGTCTCCAaggccgccgccagcgccgcctgGTAGGTAGCCTCCTCCTCCTACTCCTCCGACTTGACGACTGGGGGAGGCGGGGGGTTGGCGTGGTGGTGTTGCACGCCGAGCCGCCGTTTCTCCTCGTGTTCGAGGGCAAACCAGGCCTCCCAATGGGGAGAGTCTGCCGCGCACTCCGGCATCCCTCGCTATTTCAGCGTGAGCAGCGACCGACGCCTGTGCACCTCCTCAGTGTGCGCCCGCTGCGACCGCGGCACCGCCGGCACGATCGAGGTGCCAGTGGCGCGGCAGCGTGACGTCGGGGTACGGCAGCACTTGCCTGAACTCCCAGTGCCATCGCGCTTGGTGCACTGGGATGTGCAGACGCTGCCTCGCGGGACGGGCAGGCACCGGCGGTGATGGAGGATGAAGAGCGCGGGAGGAGAAAGCGCTGGGGTGAACTTCCCCTTGCTCTTGCCGGAGCCACTGCCACTGCCACTGAAGAACCCCCATGGCTATGCTTTGGTTATCACCGGTTAGGAAGCACGCGGGCcgggagtgggggggggggggggagggcagaTGTAGAAAGGATGGCCTCCCGACGCTTTCACTGGCTGATACATGTGCCCGGTGTCGATGGGCGCTATTAATATGACCACCTTTGGTCGTTGGCCGGCCGGCCGCCATGTGGGACCGCGGCAGACACCGACGGGACGCGTGGCACGTCCGATTTGTGTCTGCACCGACGTATTTCAAGACCAAATTTGAGTTTGAAATGGGTCGGTGCCGACATGAAGCGAACATGTTTTGGATTTGGATCCGCACGTTGGGCCGGCGTTTTGTTGCTCTTGTGGAGGCTACAGGTAGGGCGTAAAGATGGCGTCACCTTCCAGAAACCACTAACTACTTAGCAACATGTATGCAACAAGCAGCTTCATTTGTTTTCTCATAGGGCATCGGTATATGTGCGAGGGGCACGAGAATGGCCGCTCGATCTAACTTAGAAACGAGTTTTGGACAGTCAATCATAATAGCTACAAATCTCAGCGTCCAACTGTTTATATGTTTATAACACAACTTATACGGTTCACTTGTACACATGGTAAACCATCTGGCCCTGGTACTCGTATGTTGATGGGCCTTTTATGAGCTTCATAGACCATAAAAAATAATTGGATCAAAATAAATCAACATTATGGGAATTGAATGTGGGGCTAATTAAAGGAAGGATTTGAGGTAAAAGGGTAGGATAATTAAAATGAAGGATCCATAGGCTACATTGTGATGGGGCTACTAAATTAGAAAAGGAAGGATTTGATTCCCGACTAAAACGGGTGAGAACATCATGGTAATTAAAGGAAGGATTATACTTAAATGAAATTTGTGGGAGATTATGCCCGCAAAGAAAATATGGACGTGGATAAATTGCATCCTATTTTTTATAGTGAATCTGGTGCCAGCATGTTCTTCGTAGTGAATCCGGTGCTACCAGACATTATGCTTGCAAAAACATCAAATTttcccgttgcaatgcacgggcatatgtgctagtatgATATCAAAGGGTAGCCCACTCATGTCATCAAACTTGCACACAAAAGCACAGACAAAAAACCTATTGGGGGCCGCTTATGCATTGCAAAAAAAAATCAATTACACTTTACACAAAAAGGGTGCTAAACCTTAATCATGTGTTTAACaaataaaactaaaactaaatggAGCTTCTATCCTGCTCACTTCAAAAAGGCTACAAATTTCCAAGTTAACAAAAGAGGATGTGCGAAAGTGTTACTCTAATCTCGAGCAAAAATACCCTCATGGACAGTAAATTCCTAAATATAGTAAAATAAATCATGAACATCAACAAGTTTTCTAGCATCATGCAAAATTTTGCCACGAAAAGACATTCGTAGAGGTGTGTGCCAGACAAAAAAGTGCTCAAAAATGCGTCTTTCTGATCCTTGAATTTACTTTTTTTAAAGGCCTCCACTGATATCATTTCAATGTGAAACTTTGCAAGATATTAGATTTTTTTTATGTTCATCCACACAAAAAAATCAtacttttttattttatttactattaTTTGGATTTACGGTTCATGCGGGTGTACTTGAGCTCGGGAGCAGATTATCCATGTCTGGACATATGTTTGTTATTTAGGTGAACCTTTTTTTTTCGAAATTATTTAGGTAAACCTATATTATAACTTTGCATCATTAGTTAGTCATGTTTTTCTGAAAATGAAAGCctttattaacatctagctacaCCAAGCGGGTGCATAAAAGGAATAAACTACGATAAGAAACACTAATAGACCTCTCACATGCCAGCTACCAAAACCAGGACATAAACTCCCTGGTACAACAATCGTATGTTTCTTTTTCAAGTATATTCTCAATCAAGAGCAAACAAAACTCTGGTTTTAAATACGAACAAGTAGTGCATTGTAATATCAAACCACACAAATCGCTTAACTTTAGAATTCTCCAGTAGTTCTTTGCGTGAAGGCAAAAGCAAGTCATGCACTGCATAATTACGGATTTGTGCAGTGTGCAATTAAAAATAACTAGTCACTATAACTGATATGGTAAATATATATCTAAGGGCATCTCTAATGCTGTAAATGTCCATTTTTATGTCCGAACGTGCTCCACATGATGCTTGAGTCGGCCATCCAATGCTATTACAAATTAATCCAGTAGGtaggagagagaggagaggatatTGTGGCgtggtgtgatacgtctccaacatatctataattttttatttttccatgctattatatt
This genomic window contains:
- the LOC109753252 gene encoding dehydration-responsive element-binding protein 1B-like, which codes for MDTVAAWPQFEGQEYMTVWPEEQEYRTVWSEPPKRRAGRIKLQETRHPVYRGVRRRGRVGQWVCELRVPASRGYSRLWLGTFATAEMAARAHDSAALALSGHDACLNFADSAWRMMPVHATGSFRFAPAQEIKDAVAVALEAFQEQHPADASTTEASAPSITSSDLSGLDDELLIDGMDAGSYYASLAQGMLMEPPAAGAWREDREHDDGFDTPTSLWSY